A genomic segment from Dermatobacter hominis encodes:
- a CDS encoding VOC family protein — protein MTDAPAPSWGRNPDHITISVRDVDAAVALLGHFGFQRDHDASIDGGAPAAYMGMPDMRADHVTLALRGAEPRFEIQLLHFTDDEGLDPAGAVPSNLTRRGMNHLALRVDDLAAATAHLESVGVQPMNDELDFVSRKLRFFEGPEGVTIELAEWVGAGPGSTGPAGAAASP, from the coding sequence ATGACCGACGCGCCGGCACCGTCGTGGGGACGCAACCCGGACCACATCACGATCTCGGTGCGCGACGTCGATGCTGCGGTCGCCCTGCTGGGCCACTTCGGGTTCCAGCGCGACCACGACGCATCGATCGACGGTGGGGCGCCGGCCGCCTACATGGGGATGCCCGACATGCGGGCCGACCACGTCACGCTCGCCCTCCGCGGCGCCGAGCCTCGCTTCGAGATCCAGCTCCTCCACTTCACCGACGACGAGGGACTCGATCCGGCGGGAGCGGTGCCCTCCAACCTCACGAGGCGCGGCATGAACCACCTCGCCCTCCGGGTGGACGACCTGGCGGCCGCCACGGCCCACCTCGAGTCGGTGGGCGTGCAGCCGATGAACGACGAGCTCGACTTCGTGAGCCGGAAGCTGCGCTTCTTCGAGGGGCCCGAGGGCGTCACGATCGAGCTGGCCGAGTGGGTCGGCGCCGGACCGGGCTCGACCGGGCCTGCGGGGGCGGCGGCGTCGCCCTGA
- a CDS encoding FMN-dependent NADH-azoreductase translates to MSSVIADTSDAGAVDPLRSTPVLLQVDSSPRAGSVTNLLTAAYAEAWAAARPGATVLRHDLPRLNLPHLNATEMGAWFTEPDDHTDLHHLVLARSNDLIEDLLAADELVIGAPMWNFSIPSSLKAWIDHVTKAGRTITFGPDGPAGLVPARRAVVVSARGSDYRPGTPTAALDMQEPYLRLILGFLGIAEVRCVNVDRQGPSYPEAGDYIEGARAELLELATGP, encoded by the coding sequence ATGTCCTCGGTCATCGCCGACACGTCCGACGCGGGTGCGGTCGACCCGCTCCGGTCGACACCGGTCCTGCTGCAGGTGGACTCGAGCCCGCGCGCGGGCAGCGTCACCAACCTCCTCACGGCGGCCTACGCCGAGGCCTGGGCCGCTGCGCGCCCGGGGGCGACCGTGCTGCGCCACGACCTGCCGCGCCTGAACCTCCCCCACCTCAACGCCACCGAGATGGGCGCCTGGTTCACCGAGCCGGACGACCACACCGACCTCCACCACCTGGTCCTCGCCCGGAGCAACGACCTCATCGAGGACCTCCTCGCAGCCGATGAGCTCGTGATCGGCGCACCGATGTGGAACTTCTCGATCCCGTCGAGCCTCAAGGCGTGGATCGACCACGTGACGAAGGCCGGTCGGACCATCACGTTCGGACCCGACGGACCCGCGGGCCTCGTGCCGGCGCGCCGCGCCGTCGTCGTGAGCGCACGCGGCAGCGACTACCGCCCCGGCACGCCCACTGCTGCCCTCGACATGCAGGAGCCGTACCTCCGTCTCATCCTCGGCTTCCTCGGCATCGCCGAGGTCCGGTGCGTCAACGTCGACCGCCAGGGCCCGAGCTACCCCGAGGCCGGCGACTACATCGAGGGCGCACGCGCCGAGCTCCTCGAGCTCGCGACCGGCCCCTGA
- a CDS encoding NAD(P)-dependent oxidoreductase: protein MIDLRPAAATTVRRRPARVTAYGCDADEADLFHHLASRHGMVVTTTSAPVADAGIASVAADRCISVGHTSVLDGTTLRALATAGVELVTTRSIGVDHIDLAVADELGLTVRNVMYSPDGVADFTLMLILMAVRRAPALMCAAARGAGPGTVRGRDLGDLTVGVVGVGNIGRAVVRRLQPFGCRVLAHTNRPHPAEAAEFVPLDVLLRQSDVVTLHLPLEPRTRHLIGREQLAAMRPGAVLVNTGRGGLVDTEALIGALEGGHLGGAALDVLEGEDEPTPPGAPGIRTVDRFRSRLLRHPDVTITPHAAYRTTGTLHEIVDRTLASCLDFERSRA from the coding sequence GTGATCGACCTCCGACCAGCAGCGGCGACCACCGTCCGCCGACGACCCGCGCGGGTCACGGCCTACGGGTGTGACGCCGACGAAGCCGACCTCTTCCACCACCTCGCGTCGCGCCACGGGATGGTGGTGACGACCACCTCGGCGCCGGTGGCGGACGCCGGCATCGCCTCCGTCGCCGCCGACCGCTGCATCAGCGTCGGCCACACGTCGGTGCTGGACGGGACGACGCTCCGCGCGCTCGCCACCGCCGGCGTGGAGCTCGTGACCACGCGGAGCATCGGCGTCGACCACATCGACCTGGCGGTCGCGGACGAGCTCGGCCTGACGGTCCGCAACGTGATGTACTCGCCCGACGGGGTCGCCGACTTCACGCTGATGCTGATCCTGATGGCGGTGCGTCGCGCCCCCGCGCTCATGTGCGCCGCGGCCCGGGGTGCAGGTCCCGGCACCGTCCGGGGGCGCGACCTCGGCGACCTGACCGTCGGCGTCGTCGGCGTCGGCAACATCGGCCGGGCCGTGGTCCGGCGGCTGCAGCCGTTCGGGTGCCGGGTGCTGGCGCACACCAACCGTCCACATCCCGCGGAAGCAGCGGAGTTCGTCCCGCTCGACGTGCTGCTGCGCCAGAGCGACGTCGTCACGCTGCACCTCCCCCTCGAGCCCCGCACCCGACACCTCATCGGGCGCGAGCAGCTCGCGGCGATGCGGCCCGGGGCGGTGCTCGTCAACACCGGCCGGGGCGGGTTGGTCGACACCGAGGCGCTCATCGGCGCGCTGGAGGGCGGGCACCTCGGCGGCGCGGCGCTCGACGTGCTGGAGGGCGAGGACGAACCGACGCCACCCGGGGCGCCGGGGATCCGGACCGTCGACCGGTTCCGGTCGCGACTCCTCCGGCATCCCGACGTGACCATCACGCCGCACGCCGCCTACCGCACCACCGGCACGCTGCACGAGATCGTCGACCGGACGCTCGCGAGCTGCCTCGACTTCGAGCGGAGCCGGGCCTGA
- the vanA gene encoding D-alanine--(R)-lactate ligase: protein MARSTIAVLFGGCSEEHDVSVKSAMEIAASVDEAGYDAIYVGITRSGVWMTCERPGPAWEDGDCRPAVISPDRSTHGLLVEDGGGWRAVRLDAVFPVLHGRFGEDGAVQGLLELSGIPYVGCDVQSSAICMDKSLAYVVARGAGIATPEFRVVTEADPVPLDELEYPVFVKPARSGSSFGVSKVDGPDRLDEAIRDARRFDAKVLVEQAVPGTEVGCAVLGSGSDLVVGEVDRIELSHGIFRIHQETDPEQGSENAVITIPAPVSDEQRDRIRATATDIYSALGCSGLARVDMFLLDDGSVVLNEVNTLPGFTSYSRYPRMMAAAGIDGPELVDRCLSSAMGR from the coding sequence ATGGCGCGCTCGACGATCGCCGTCCTGTTCGGCGGGTGCTCGGAGGAGCACGACGTCTCGGTGAAGTCGGCGATGGAGATCGCGGCATCGGTCGACGAGGCGGGCTACGACGCGATCTACGTCGGGATCACGCGCTCGGGCGTCTGGATGACCTGCGAGCGCCCGGGTCCTGCGTGGGAGGACGGCGACTGCCGCCCGGCCGTCATCTCTCCGGACCGGTCGACGCACGGCCTCCTCGTCGAGGACGGCGGCGGGTGGCGGGCGGTGCGGCTCGACGCCGTGTTCCCGGTCCTGCACGGACGGTTCGGCGAGGACGGCGCGGTGCAGGGCCTGCTCGAGCTCTCCGGGATCCCCTACGTCGGCTGCGATGTGCAGAGCTCGGCGATCTGCATGGACAAGTCGCTCGCCTACGTCGTCGCCCGCGGCGCAGGGATCGCGACTCCGGAGTTCCGGGTGGTCACCGAGGCCGACCCGGTCCCGCTCGACGAGCTCGAGTACCCCGTCTTCGTCAAGCCGGCCCGATCCGGGTCGTCGTTCGGCGTCAGCAAGGTGGACGGTCCCGACCGGCTCGACGAGGCGATCCGGGACGCCCGGCGGTTCGACGCGAAGGTCCTCGTCGAGCAGGCGGTCCCCGGGACCGAGGTGGGCTGCGCGGTGCTCGGGAGCGGATCGGACCTCGTCGTCGGCGAGGTGGACCGGATCGAGCTGTCCCACGGGATCTTCCGCATCCACCAGGAGACCGACCCGGAGCAGGGCTCCGAGAACGCGGTCATCACCATTCCGGCTCCCGTGTCCGACGAGCAGCGTGACCGCATCCGGGCCACGGCCACCGACATCTACTCGGCGCTCGGCTGCTCGGGGCTCGCGCGCGTCGACATGTTCCTGCTGGACGACGGCAGCGTCGTGCTGAACGAGGTCAACACGCTGCCCGGCTTCACCTCCTACAGCCGGTACCCACGGATGATGGCGGCGGCCGGCATCGACGGGCCCGAGCTGGTCGACCGCTGCCTCTCCTCGGCGATGGGGCGATGA
- the vanX gene encoding D-Ala-D-Ala dipeptidase VanX, whose product MRVDAGFVYLDEVLTGVRWDAKYATWDNFTGTPVEGYEVNRIVGSEALADGLLVAQRRAADLGFGLLLWDGYRPQRAVDRFLEWSTQPEDGRTKARFYPNIDRAAMFTNGYVAPRSGHSRGSAVDLTLYRLDTEELAPMGGGHDLMDPRSHHGAPGVSTEEAGNRIALCSIMETSGFARYEREWWHYVLTDEPYPDTYFDFPIT is encoded by the coding sequence ATGAGGGTGGACGCGGGTTTCGTGTACCTGGACGAGGTCCTGACGGGCGTCCGCTGGGACGCGAAGTACGCCACGTGGGACAACTTCACCGGCACGCCGGTGGAGGGCTACGAGGTCAACCGGATCGTGGGCTCGGAGGCGCTCGCCGACGGGCTCCTCGTGGCGCAGCGGCGTGCCGCGGACCTCGGCTTCGGCCTCCTGCTGTGGGACGGCTACCGGCCGCAGCGGGCGGTGGACCGGTTCCTCGAGTGGTCGACGCAGCCCGAGGACGGGCGGACGAAGGCGCGCTTCTACCCGAACATCGACCGGGCGGCGATGTTCACGAACGGGTACGTCGCCCCCCGCTCGGGCCACAGCCGCGGGAGCGCCGTCGACCTCACGCTCTACCGCCTCGACACCGAGGAGCTCGCGCCGATGGGCGGCGGGCACGACCTCATGGACCCGCGATCCCACCACGGCGCCCCAGGCGTGTCGACCGAGGAGGCCGGGAACCGGATCGCGCTGTGCTCGATCATGGAGACGAGCGGGTTCGCCAGGTACGAGCGCGAGTGGTGGCACTACGTCCTGACCGACGAGCCGTACCCCGACACCTACTTCGACTTCCCGATCACCTAG
- a CDS encoding sensor histidine kinase, with translation MERPPGLSVRLKLTLSYAGFLVVAGALLLAAVWVFLLRYVPEVIVTEPVSGPGGPLSFVPNRSDLIRAFTPKAAIAMGFLLVFGLVGGWILAGSMLAPLTRITNATRRAAAGSLSHRIQLEGRNDEFRELADAFDAMLAQLDAHVAEQQRFAANASHELRTPLAITQTLLDVARKDPDADPRELVERLHFVNARAIDLTEALLVLSRASQRSFTREPVDLSLVAEEVAETLLPLAEAHGIAIETSGDVATTFGSHALLLQMVTNLVHNAIVHNLPDGGVVRVHTTVGPSAVVLTVENTGDPLSPQVVATLLEPFQRGTQRIRGDHAGVGLGLAIVDSIARAHEGAVSLRPRPDGGLVVAAQLPVAPAIPG, from the coding sequence GTGGAGCGGCCGCCGGGTCTGAGCGTCCGGCTGAAGCTCACGCTCAGCTACGCCGGGTTCCTCGTGGTCGCCGGCGCACTGCTGCTCGCCGCGGTGTGGGTGTTCCTGCTGCGCTACGTCCCCGAGGTCATCGTCACCGAGCCGGTGTCGGGACCCGGAGGCCCCCTGTCGTTCGTGCCGAACCGCTCCGACCTGATCCGCGCCTTCACGCCCAAGGCCGCGATCGCCATGGGGTTCCTCCTGGTGTTCGGCCTCGTGGGCGGCTGGATCCTCGCCGGCAGCATGCTCGCCCCGCTGACCCGGATCACGAACGCGACCCGCCGGGCCGCGGCCGGATCGCTGTCGCACCGGATCCAGCTGGAGGGCCGCAACGACGAGTTCCGGGAGCTGGCCGACGCGTTCGACGCGATGCTGGCGCAGCTGGACGCGCACGTCGCCGAGCAGCAGCGCTTCGCAGCCAACGCGTCGCACGAGCTCCGCACACCGCTGGCGATCACGCAGACGCTGCTCGACGTCGCGCGCAAGGATCCCGACGCGGACCCTCGTGAGCTCGTCGAGCGGCTGCACTTCGTGAACGCCCGGGCCATCGACCTCACGGAGGCGCTGCTCGTCCTGAGCCGCGCCAGCCAGCGGTCCTTCACCCGGGAGCCCGTGGACCTGTCGCTCGTCGCCGAGGAGGTCGCCGAGACGCTGCTGCCGCTCGCCGAGGCCCACGGGATCGCGATCGAGACCTCCGGCGACGTGGCCACCACCTTCGGCTCGCACGCCTTGCTGCTGCAGATGGTCACGAACCTCGTCCACAACGCGATCGTCCACAACCTCCCCGACGGGGGCGTCGTGCGAGTGCACACCACGGTCGGCCCGTCCGCCGTCGTCCTCACCGTCGAGAACACGGGCGACCCGCTGAGCCCGCAGGTGGTGGCGACGCTCCTGGAACCGTTCCAGCGCGGCACGCAGCGGATCCGGGGCGACCACGCGGGGGTCGGCCTCGGCCTGGCGATCGTCGACAGCATCGCCCGGGCCCACGAGGGCGCCGTGTCGCTGCGACCCCGGCCGGACGGCGGCCTCGTCGTCGCCGCGCAGCTGCCGGTGGCACCGGCGATCCCCGGCTGA
- a CDS encoding response regulator transcription factor: MRVLVVEDEPYMAAAIRDGLRLEAIAADVAGDGETALELLRVNSYDIAVLDRDIPGPSGDEVAASIIASGSGMPILMLTAADRLDDKASGFELGADDYLTKPFELQELVLRLRALDRRRAHHRPPIREIAGLRLDPFRREVYRDGRYVALTRKQFAVLEVLVAADGGVVSAEELLERAWDANADPFTNAVRITVSALRKRMGEPWIIATVPGVGYRIDADPNAGG, translated from the coding sequence GTGCGAGTGCTGGTCGTGGAGGACGAGCCCTACATGGCCGCGGCGATCCGCGACGGTCTGCGCCTCGAGGCGATCGCCGCCGACGTCGCGGGCGACGGCGAGACGGCCCTCGAGCTCCTGCGCGTGAACTCGTACGACATCGCGGTCCTCGACCGCGACATCCCCGGTCCCTCGGGCGACGAGGTGGCGGCGAGCATCATCGCCTCGGGCTCCGGCATGCCGATCCTGATGCTCACCGCCGCCGACCGGCTCGACGACAAGGCGTCCGGGTTCGAGCTCGGTGCCGACGACTACCTCACGAAGCCGTTCGAGCTGCAGGAGCTCGTGCTCCGGCTGCGGGCGCTCGACCGGCGGCGTGCGCACCACCGGCCCCCGATCCGCGAGATCGCCGGGCTCCGCCTCGATCCGTTCCGCCGCGAGGTGTACCGGGACGGGCGCTACGTCGCCCTGACGCGCAAGCAGTTCGCCGTGCTCGAGGTCCTCGTGGCGGCCGACGGCGGGGTCGTCAGCGCCGAGGAGCTGCTGGAGCGGGCGTGGGACGCGAACGCGGATCCCTTCACCAACGCGGTCCGGATCACCGTCTCGGCGCTTCGGAAGCGGATGGGCGAGCCGTGGATCATCGCCACCGTGCCGGGGGTGGGGTACCGCATCGATGCCGATCCGAACGCAGGCGGGTGA
- a CDS encoding GPGG-motif small membrane protein, with protein sequence MGFILWLIAVVLVIAGIVQLFQDQIILGVVLIVLGFAVGPGGWSIFRSRRSV encoded by the coding sequence ATGGGCTTCATCCTGTGGCTGATCGCCGTGGTGCTGGTCATCGCCGGGATCGTGCAGCTGTTCCAGGACCAGATCATCCTCGGGGTCGTGCTGATCGTGCTCGGGTTCGCGGTGGGCCCGGGTGGCTGGTCGATCTTCCGCTCGCGCCGCTCCGTCTAG
- a CDS encoding TetR/AcrR family transcriptional regulator has translation MRDEQALATRRRIRDAAADLFLRDGYVATSMASIATAAGVSRPTVFNTFGSKAELLREIADVRLAGDDEPVDVLSRPLGRAMLEATDPQEVLELHAQLGAELLGRIVPILTVVAEAATTDPDAAALLEVQERGRLFGMGATVDRLIELGALREGLTREQAAASLWMLSGLEPYRLAERSGWSIEDYRDWYLRCARAALLGP, from the coding sequence GTGCGCGACGAGCAGGCGCTGGCCACACGTCGACGGATCCGCGACGCCGCCGCCGACCTCTTCCTCCGGGACGGCTACGTCGCGACGTCGATGGCCTCGATCGCGACGGCCGCCGGCGTCAGTCGACCGACCGTGTTCAACACGTTCGGCTCGAAGGCCGAGCTGCTGCGAGAGATCGCCGACGTCCGCCTCGCCGGCGACGACGAGCCGGTCGACGTGCTCTCACGGCCGTTGGGCCGGGCGATGCTCGAGGCGACGGACCCGCAGGAGGTGCTCGAGCTGCACGCGCAGCTCGGCGCGGAGCTGCTGGGGCGGATCGTGCCGATCCTGACGGTCGTGGCCGAAGCGGCGACCACGGACCCCGACGCAGCGGCGCTCCTCGAGGTGCAGGAGCGAGGTCGGCTGTTCGGCATGGGCGCCACCGTCGACCGCCTCATCGAGCTCGGGGCGCTGCGAGAGGGCCTCACGCGCGAGCAGGCCGCCGCCTCGCTGTGGATGCTCAGCGGCCTGGAGCCGTACCGGTTGGCCGAGCGGAGCGGGTGGTCGATCGAGGACTACAGGGACTGGTACCTCCGGTGCGCCAGGGCGGCGCTCCTCGGACCCTGA
- a CDS encoding VOC family protein encodes MLDGFNHVAILTGDLERLEGFYRDVFDVADVRRMDDHGLRHCLLRVGSSSVLHAFEQDAPAPGPIFRRGRVDHLALNVAERDEFDRLRRRLVDVGASTGDVTDFGVLLSVTFEDPDGMFCELCWMRDGATLADATDSA; translated from the coding sequence ATGTTGGACGGCTTCAACCACGTGGCGATCCTCACCGGCGACCTCGAGCGCCTCGAGGGGTTCTACCGGGACGTGTTCGACGTCGCCGACGTCCGGCGGATGGACGACCACGGACTCCGGCACTGCCTGCTCCGGGTCGGATCATCCTCGGTGCTCCACGCCTTCGAGCAGGACGCGCCGGCACCCGGTCCGATCTTCCGACGGGGTCGGGTGGACCACCTCGCCCTGAACGTCGCCGAGCGTGACGAGTTCGACCGCCTGCGCCGACGACTCGTCGACGTCGGGGCCAGCACGGGCGACGTGACCGACTTCGGCGTGCTGCTGAGCGTCACGTTCGAGGACCCCGACGGCATGTTCTGCGAGCTGTGCTGGATGCGCGACGGCGCCACGCTGGCCGACGCGACCGACTCCGCGTGA
- a CDS encoding STAS domain-containing protein, protein MDISTQTAVLDDGPVVIAVGELDLASTPAFTAALTEALVDERQTLTIDLSGVTFCDSTGLRALLTAPGHRPVRLRAPTTSVRRLLDLTDTTERFEILP, encoded by the coding sequence ATGGACATCAGCACCCAGACCGCAGTGCTCGACGACGGCCCCGTCGTCATCGCCGTCGGCGAACTGGACCTGGCCTCCACGCCGGCGTTCACCGCTGCGCTGACCGAGGCGCTCGTGGACGAGCGCCAGACGCTCACCATCGATCTGTCGGGCGTCACGTTCTGCGACTCGACAGGACTTCGGGCGCTCCTCACCGCTCCCGGACACCGACCGGTCCGCCTGCGGGCGCCGACGACGTCGGTCCGCCGCCTCCTCGACCTCACCGACACAACGGAGCGGTTCGAGATCCTCCCCTGA
- a CDS encoding TetR/AcrR family transcriptional regulator has translation MGAVRTTTTSEATEAAGPAARPLRADAARNRARLLAAATEAFERSGPEASLEDVAKRAGVGIGTLYRHFPTREALLEAVFRDRIAGLSALGDELLTAPDAFDSLATWLRAHLTNASACQGLAGSVVIDLLDVDGEDGQHEPACAQMRAVGAQLLERAQAEGSARTDVDAEDLVRLVNALVSATDDADERSALTERLFALMVDGLRAPSG, from the coding sequence GTGGGCGCGGTCCGCACCACCACGACGAGCGAGGCGACGGAGGCGGCCGGACCGGCGGCGCGACCGCTGCGCGCCGATGCGGCCCGGAACCGGGCGCGCCTGCTGGCCGCCGCGACCGAGGCGTTCGAGCGGTCCGGACCCGAGGCCTCGCTCGAGGACGTCGCCAAGCGCGCCGGGGTGGGGATCGGGACGCTCTACCGCCACTTCCCGACGCGCGAGGCGCTGCTCGAAGCGGTGTTCCGGGATCGCATCGCCGGACTCAGCGCACTGGGCGACGAGCTGCTGACCGCGCCCGACGCGTTCGACTCGCTCGCGACCTGGCTGCGAGCGCACCTCACGAACGCGTCGGCGTGCCAGGGGCTGGCGGGGTCGGTCGTCATCGACCTGCTCGACGTCGACGGCGAGGACGGGCAGCACGAGCCGGCGTGCGCGCAGATGCGCGCCGTCGGGGCCCAGCTGCTCGAGCGCGCCCAGGCCGAGGGGTCGGCTCGCACCGACGTCGACGCCGAGGACCTCGTGCGGCTCGTCAACGCGCTCGTCTCCGCCACCGATGACGCCGACGAGCGCTCGGCGCTCACCGAACGGCTCTTCGCCCTGATGGTCGACGGGCTGCGGGCCCCGTCCGGCTGA
- a CDS encoding MFS transporter → MSAEAAVPVDVDRSSDTPPEFARRNLILAVMCLALVMVVSGVSMITNALPHLAAGIGASQSDQQWIIDAYGLTLAALLLPAGALGDRYGRRGALIAGVAVFGTTALLSVWVDTPTQLIALRAAMGIGAALIMPGTLSTITSVFPPEERPKAVGIWAGFAGAGGTLGILMSGALLERFSWSSIFVVTAALAVVTLIGVVLVVPSTRASEHVGLDPAGTVLSAVGIGALVFGIIEGPVKGWSSATTLTGLIAGVVLVVAFLVVELRTEHPLLDPRLFRFRGFATGSASLFLQFFAMFGFFFVALQFLQLVLGYSTFVAALALMPMTAVMLPLSSVSGTLSERYGHKLVGGAGLAISAVGFAMFAAVGRSDSYWGFLVSTVIVGAGAALAMTPATNAIVASLPRSKQGVASAVNDTARELGAAFGVAVLGSAFNVGYRDDIAGDLGGLTSEVARQAREAPAIALQIADAAGDSALADAARHAFSSGMRYATLLGAALLLFGAVFVWVRGDSVEDEAEEDALDRPEDGSGDDHAAQADASQVSA, encoded by the coding sequence ATGTCCGCAGAAGCCGCCGTGCCGGTCGACGTCGACCGGTCGTCCGACACCCCACCCGAGTTCGCCCGCAGGAACCTGATCCTCGCCGTCATGTGCCTCGCGCTCGTGATGGTCGTCTCCGGCGTCTCCATGATCACGAACGCGCTGCCGCACCTCGCCGCCGGCATCGGCGCGAGCCAGTCCGACCAGCAGTGGATCATCGACGCGTACGGCCTGACGCTCGCCGCCCTCCTCCTCCCCGCCGGGGCGCTCGGCGACCGGTACGGACGGCGGGGTGCGCTCATCGCCGGCGTCGCCGTCTTCGGGACGACGGCCCTCCTGTCGGTCTGGGTCGACACGCCCACGCAGCTCATCGCCCTGCGGGCGGCCATGGGCATCGGCGCCGCGCTGATCATGCCCGGCACGCTCTCGACGATCACGAGCGTGTTCCCGCCCGAGGAGCGGCCCAAGGCGGTCGGCATCTGGGCGGGCTTCGCCGGCGCAGGCGGCACGCTCGGCATCCTGATGTCGGGCGCCCTGCTGGAGCGGTTCTCGTGGAGCTCGATCTTCGTCGTGACGGCCGCGCTGGCGGTGGTGACGCTGATCGGCGTCGTGCTCGTCGTGCCCTCGACGCGGGCCTCCGAGCACGTCGGCCTCGACCCCGCCGGCACCGTCCTGTCGGCCGTGGGGATCGGCGCCCTCGTCTTCGGGATCATCGAGGGCCCTGTGAAGGGCTGGTCGAGTGCGACCACGCTCACCGGCCTCATCGCCGGCGTGGTGCTCGTCGTGGCGTTCCTCGTCGTCGAGCTCCGGACCGAGCACCCGCTGCTCGACCCGCGCCTGTTCCGGTTCCGTGGCTTCGCCACGGGGTCGGCCTCCTTGTTCCTGCAGTTCTTCGCCATGTTCGGGTTCTTCTTCGTGGCGCTGCAGTTCCTCCAGCTCGTGCTCGGCTACAGCACCTTCGTCGCCGCGCTCGCTCTGATGCCGATGACCGCCGTCATGCTGCCGTTGTCGTCGGTGTCCGGGACGCTGTCGGAGCGGTACGGGCACAAGCTCGTCGGCGGCGCCGGGCTCGCGATCTCAGCGGTCGGCTTCGCGATGTTCGCCGCCGTCGGGCGGAGCGATTCGTACTGGGGATTCCTGGTGTCGACGGTGATCGTCGGTGCCGGCGCTGCACTGGCGATGACGCCGGCGACCAACGCCATCGTCGCCTCGCTCCCCCGTTCGAAGCAGGGCGTCGCGTCGGCGGTCAACGACACGGCTCGCGAGCTCGGCGCCGCGTTCGGCGTCGCCGTGCTGGGCAGCGCGTTCAACGTCGGCTACCGCGACGACATCGCCGGCGACCTCGGCGGCCTGACGTCCGAGGTCGCACGACAGGCCCGGGAGGCTCCCGCCATCGCGCTGCAGATCGCCGACGCCGCCGGCGACTCGGCGCTCGCCGACGCCGCTCGCCACGCCTTCTCCTCCGGCATGCGGTACGCCACGCTGCTCGGCGCGGCACTGCTCCTCTTCGGAGCGGTCTTCGTCTGGGTCCGCGGCGACTCGGTCGAGGACGAGGCCGAGGAGGACGCCCTCGACCGGCCCGAGGACGGCTCCGGCGACGACCACGCCGCCCAGGCGGACGCCTCGCAGGTCAGCGCCTGA